GTATCAAGATAGTTCACCCATGTATCTAAATTATCGATTACAACTAGCTCTTTACCATGTTTTAATCGTCCTTGGTCTACATTTACTACATGAATTGCTTCTCCATCGACTGTGGCAGTAGTGCTTTTTGTCATAGAGTCATATACTGTAATTACTATAAGCAAACAAATTAGTATAGCTAGTGGAAATAATCTTTTTCTTTCAAGGATTAAAATTCTTGTCATCTTTATATCCTCCCATAAAACCTCCTTAAAATTCATCAGAGGTTATTTTATATTCCCACTATTACTATATGAACTCATCTTTCTTTAAATTACTCTATATTTCCTGCTACCCCATCTTTTGTTAAGTTATTTATTAAAACATTCCTTACATGACCTATATATTTCTTTTCTCCTGGACAGTACACCTTAACATAATTGGAGCTATGTCCAATCATGTTACCATCAGAATACTGTTCAAACAACACTTCTAGCTTTGATCCTAAAAACTTCTTATTATATTGAGTTTTTAATAAATTAGCTTGTTGAGCCAGCTCTTTTGCTCGCCTGTCTTTTATTTCTCCAGTAATCTGTCGTGACATTTTACTTGCCTTTGTTCCTTCTCGCATCGAATATTTAAATACATGTATATCACTAAAACCTACCTTTTTAATAAATTGTAGATTTTGCTTAAAATTTTCTTCTGTTTCAGAAGGGAATCCTACCATAACATCTGTTGTTATAGCTACATCTTTAACAATTTCTCTTATTTTAGAAACAGTTTCTAAAAAGTAAGCAGAATCATATTTCCTACCCATTTTTTTCAAAATTTCATCACTTCCATTTTGCAAAGGAATATGAAAATGATTGCATAAGTTAGGGGACACTTTTATAGCCTCTAATAGTTCTGTATCAAAATCCGTAGGTTCCACAGAACTTAAACGTACTCTGTTAAGGTTTTCTATTTTTCCTAATCGATGAACAACGTCAGCCAAAGAAACATCATCTTCTTGATCCCTACCATAAGAGCCTAAGTGTATCCCTGTAAGAACCACTTCTTTAAAGCCTTCATCAATTAATTTTTTTATATCTGATATTATTTCATCAATAGGCTTACTTCTAATAGGCCCCCGTGCATAAGGAACAATGCAGTAAGAGCAAAAATTGTCACAGCCTTCTTGAATTTTTAATGTGGCCCTCTTTCTCTTTCGTTCATCAGGTATAGGCAGATTATAAAATTCATTTAATTTTTGCCTTGAAGATACTAAAATTTTATTTTTTGAGCTTCCCTGCTCGATTATATCAACGATTTTATGTTTTTTATCATTACCTATAATTAAGTCCACCCCTGGAATTTTTGCTATCTCTTCGCTGGCAGTTTGTGAATAACATCCTGTCACCACTACTAGCCCGTCAGGAGCGGTACGCACTGCTCTTCTAATCATCTGCCTGGATTTTCTACTCCCCGCTTGAGTTACTGTACAGGTATTGATTACATAAACCGAAGCTTTTTCATTAAAATCCACTACACGGTATCCTTGCTGTTTAAACAGCTGGGCTAGGCTATCTGTTTCGTCCCTATTCACTTTGCATCCTAAAGTATAAAAAGCAACAGTTGCCATTACTCTAACCTCCTAGCTCTCCTAGGGCATACATTAGTATTGATGTTGCAGAAATCGCTGCAGTTTCAGCCCTTAAAATTCTTTTACCTAAAGTAATTGTTTGAAATGAGCTTAATTGATTAATTTCTTCGTAAGAAAAACCTCCCTCAGGACCAATAAACAATATTATTCGTCCTTTAGTTGCTTTTAGTTTATCCAAATTAATTTGTTCTTTACATTCTTTTTCCCAAGGGATCAGCAACATATCAGTGTTTTTTAGCTGCTGATTAAAGCAATGTAAATCTTTTATAATTTTAACAGAAGGAACTTTTAATCTACCACTTTGTTCAGTGGCTTCTTTACATACTTTTTTTAGCCGCTCCTCTTTTTTCCTTATTCTGTTATCATCTATCTTTACTACTGATCTTTCAGTTATAATAGGCCAAATATAGTTTGCACCTAATTCAGTTGCTTTTTGAACAACCAGTTCGTTTTTATCACCTTTTAAGTATCCAAATGCAACTACTAAGTCTGTCTTAGGTTCCATACCTTCTGAATTAACTTTCGTCAAAACCTTTAAATTCACCATTTTTTTTTCAATGGAAATAACCGAGGAAATATATTCCCCGGCTTCATTAAAAACTTTTATTTTGTCTCCTGTCTTTAATCTTAGTACTTTACTTACATAATGGGATGTTTCCTTGCTAAGCTCTATTATTCTACCCGCAGACAAACCTTCACCATGATAAATTCTGAACATCATTTCCACCTCTGAGCTGTTATACAGACCCATTCACCGTCAGTATCTATGTCTTTGATAGTATACCCATTTTTATTTAAACTTTCCACAACTTCTTTCTGCCTAGAAAGAATAACCCCCGACAATACCAAAGTTCCCTCTTTTTTTATATACGAATTTAAATTAGGTAAAATTTTCAGAATTACATCAGCAATAATGTTAATAATCACAAAATCTGCCTCAAAAAGAGTTTTTTCTTCAATGTTACCCGAAATAAATTCTATATTATTTAAGTTGTTAAGCTCCAGGTTACTTTTAGCAACTTTAATAGCCGTAGAGTCGATGTCCAATCCTACAACTTCAGAAGCTCCCAATTTTGAAGCGGCTATCGATAACACCCCAGAACCACACCCTATATCAATCACCTTGTCACCTTTTTTTATGTTTTGGACTAACTTTTTTAAGCACATACTTGTTGTTGGATGTGTCCCTGTTCCAAAAGCTTGACCTGGATCTAGTTCTATTACAACATCGTTAGGTTTAGTTTCATAACCTTCCCATGAGGGTTTTATGATAAGATTTGGTGCCACCTCCACCGGTTTAAAATATTTTTTCCAATGGTTGGCCCAGTCATTCTCCGACAGCTGTGAAGTGGTTACTGCATTTTTATCTGTTTTTTTACAGTTTAGTTGAACAAAAGTTTTAATGGCTGATAATGTATCAAAAACTTGGTTATCCATAGGAAGATAGCATTTGACTATTATATTTTCATCCAAGTCCAGTAAATCAACACTATAAGAGTCCCATCTGTTATCTTTAATGTAATTTTCTATTATCGAAGGGTCCTCTATAACTACCCCTCCTATACCCAACTCATGAATATAGTTATTTAATACTTCTAACTCTTCTGTATCAGTTGTTATTTTTACCTCTAACCACTCCACTGCTCAAACACTCCTTTATTTAAAAGCGTCTTTTACTCTGTTTAATATACCTTTTCCGCTTGAATCTATGTCATCGCCCCGTAACTCGGCAATCTTCTCTAAAAGTTCCCTCTCTTCTTTGTCTACCTTTTTAGGGATAGTCACTTTTACTTTTACATGATGATCACCACGACCGTTACCGCGAAGATACGGTATCCCCTTATCTTTAAGTTTAAAGATGGTGCCACTTTGTGTGCCTGCAGGAATTTTTAACTTTCCTTTTCCATCTAAAGTGTCAACTTCTATTTCAACCCCTAATGCCCCTTGGACATAACTGATAGTTTCCTCACTTATTACTTCATTATCTCTACGGTTGAATTTAGGATGAGGTCTAACATTTAAATAAACATACAGGTCTCCTGACGGACCTCCTTTGTTGCCTGGTTCACCTTCACCACTAACTCGTAATCTAGAACCATGATCTACACCAGCCGGGATATTAACATTGATTGTTTTTCTTTTATTATATTTACCTTGACCATGACACTTTGAGCAAGGATCCTTTATTTGAGTTCCTTCCCCTTCACATTGGGGACATGGACTAGCACTAACAAATTGACCTAAAGGTGTGTTCTGGGTCTTTCTAATTTCACCAGTTCCATTACAAGTAGAGCATTTTGTAACGGAATCCGACGACTTTGCGCCTGTTCCCTTACACTTTTCACACCGCTCCATTTTTTCTACTTCTATATTTTTTTCAACCCCAAAAGCTGCTTCTTCAAATGATATATTCATATCATATCGTAAATCTCTTCCACGGGTCGGGCCTGTTCTTCTTGTAGTACGGCCACCAAAACCGCCTCCAAAAAAAGAGTCAAAAATATCTTCAAATCCGCCAAAACCTTGCCCACCAAAACCTTGGCCTTGCCCACCAAAATTATCAAAATCAGCATGACCAAATTGATCATACTGCTGACGCTTTTGTGGGTCACTTAACACTTCATAAGCTTCTTTAGCTTCTTTAAACTTTGTTTCTGCTTCTTTGTTTCCTGGGTTAACGTCAGGGTGGTATTTCCTAGCCAGCTTTCTATAAGCTTTTTTTATTTCTTGCTCACTGGCATTTTTATCTACCCCTAAAACCTCATAAAAGTCTTTTTTATTCATATGCTCACCTCATTAACTAACCTATCTAAAAAAAAATAACATGATTAGGAGAAAAAGTCAAAGCAGGTGCTTTGACTTTTTCTTTTGTTACTTTTCCTCATCATCTACTTCTGTAAAATCTGCGTCAACTACATCTTCATCACCTGATTGTTCTCCTTGTTGTGCTTCTTGCTGCTGTTGCTGTTCAGCCGCTTGTTGCTCATAAATTTTTGAGGAAATTTTATGCAATTCTTCTGATAGTTTGTCAGAAGCTTCCTTTATTTTATCATTATCTTCACCTTTTAATGCTTCTTTTACATCATCAACAAGTTTTTCTATTGATTCTTTTTGCTCTTTTTCTACCTTATCTTCTAACTCTTTTAGTGTTTTTTCAGTTGTATAAACTAAATTGTCTGCGTTATTTCTAATCTCAACTTCTTCTTTACGCTTCTTATCTTCTTCGGCATATTCTTCCGCTTCTTTTACCATACGATCTATCTCTTCCTCATCGATACCACTAGAAGATTGGATAGTTATCTTCTGTTCTTTGTTCGTACCTTTATCTTTAGCAGAAACATTTACTATTCCGTTTGCATCAATATCAAATGTTACCTCAATTTGTGGTACTCCTCTTGGGGCTGGGGGAATACCATCAAGGGTAAATCTGCCCAAAGTTTTATTATATTGAGCCATCTCACGCTCACCTTGTAGAACATGAATGTCTACAGAGGGCTGATTATCAGCAGCGGTAGAGAAAACTTGGCTTTTAGATGTTGGAATTGTAGTATTTCTTTCTATTAGCTTTGTAAATACTCCACCTAATGTTTCAATTCCCAATGAAAGAGGCGTAACATCTAGCAGTAGTACATCCTTTACATCTCCAGCTAAAACTCCAGCTTGAATTGCCGCTCCCATAGCAACCACTTCATCTGGATTAACACCTTTACTTGGGTCTTTACCAAGTTTTTTCTTGATAGCTTCTTGCACTGCTGGTATCCTTGTCGAACCACCAACTAATATAACTCTATCGATTTCAGATGCAGACATTTCTGAGTCTTTTAGCGCTCTTTCTGTTGGCTTCATAGTTTTTTCCACTAAGTCAGCAGTAATTTCATTAAACTTAGCTCTTGTTAAGTCAATATTTAAATGCTGAGGGCCATCTTGATTAGCTGAAATAAATGGAAGATTAATGTTAGTGGTTACAACATTAGAAAGCTCTATTTTTGCTTTTTCAGCAGCATCTTTTAATCTTTGAAGTGCTGTTTTATCTTTACTTAAGTCTATACCAGTTTCTTTTTTAAACTCAGCTGTTAAGTGTTCTACTATCCTATCATCGAAATCATCACCACCCAGACGGTTGTTACCGCTGGTAGCTCTAACTTCCACTACATTTTCACCTAACTCTAGCACACTTACATCAAAAGTACCGCCGCCTAAGTCAAAAACTAGCACAGTTTGGTCATCTTCCGCTTTATCTAAACCATATGCTAAAGCTGCAGCAGTAGGTTCATTTATTATCCTAAGCACTTCTAGCCCTGCTATTTTCCCAGCATCTTTTGTAGCTTGACGTTGACTATCACTAAAGTATGCAGGCACTGTAATAACAGCCTGAGTAACTTTTTCCCCTAAATAACTTTCAGCATCTGCCTTTAGTTTTTGTAGCGTAAAAGCAGAAATTTCTTGTGGTGTATATTCTTTGTCACCTATTTTTTCTTTATGGTTTGTTCCCATGTGCCTCTTTATAGATGCAACTGTATTTGGGTTAGTGATAGCTTGATTTTTTGCAGTTTGCCCTACTAACCTTTCACCATCTTTTTTAAAACCTACTACTGATGGAGTTGTTCTACTCCCTTCAGCATTTGTTATTACGGTTGGCTCTCCACCTTCCATAACTGAAACCACTGAATTTGTTGTTCCTAAATCAATTCCAATTACCTTTCCCATATCTTTTACCTCCTAATTTTCAATTATGTTTATTTAGATACTTTGACCATAGATGGTCTAAGCAGTTTATCATTAAGTAAGTAACCTTTTCTCATAACTTCTATAACAACATCTTTTTCTACATCATGCTTTTCCTCTTGCATTACCGCCTCATGTAAAGTAGGGTCGAAAAGTTTATTTAATGCTTCGATCTCTTGTAGCCCCTCTTTTTTTAAGATATCTATAAACTGTTTTAAAATCATTTCTACGCCTTTTCGAAACCCATCATCTTGTTGGTTCTGTAATGCTAGCTCAAAGTTGTCTAATACGGGGAGCAAGTTTAATATCAAATCTGCATTAGCATTTTTGGTAAGCTCCCTTTTTTCTTTTGCTGTTCTTTTTCTAAAATTGTCAAAATCCGCTTGTAGTCTAGCCAGTTGGCCCAGTAGCTCATTGTTCTTTTCCTTTTGATTTTCTAATTCATTATTTAATGATTTAACATCCTGTTCTAGATTTTGATCATTTTGTTGTTCTTGTCTTTTTTCTTCATTACCTTTTTTGCTATCTGTTTGTTGCTGTTCTTCATCTTTTAACTCTTCATCATTGCTTTCCACACTTTTTGTTGACAAGGCTTTCACTCCCTTATTTCTATTCAATCAACTGATTAAAATTATTGGATAAATACTCTAATACTTTCATAACATTAGCATAGTCCATTCGTTGTGGTCCTATTATACCAATCTTACCAGTAGATTTGCCATCAATGTTAAAACTTGTAGTAATCAACGAACAGTCATGGAACTGATTTACAATCAATTCGTTGCCTATTTTTACAGTTACTCCTTCATCTGGTGAATTTTGCTCAATCAAATCTAATAATATATTATTTTGCTCCAATATTGTTAGCAAATCTTTTATTTTATTAACGTCATTAAACTCTGGCTGGGCCAAAAAGTTAGATGTTCCTCCTGTGGCCACTTTAGTATTTTGACTTTTAAAAAGTGATGATAGTATAGTTTGTGTAAACTCCATTAAAATTGGGCTGAAATTGTAGAATTCGTTTTGTATTTCTGATATCAATTGAGCTTCTGATTTATCTAGTTTGTTTCCTAAGAGTTTAGATCTGAGTACATGTAGTATTATGTTTATTTCTTCGCTTTTAAATGGTGCATTAAACCTGATTTTTTTATGCTCTACAACCCCGTTTTCTGTCACAAATAAAATTAGCCCTTCTTTTTCTGACAGTTGAACGTAATCTAGGTGCTTTATAGCTAGTCCGGGTTTTTCTGTATGAACAACAACAGATGTATAATTTGTTATTTTAGATAGAGCAGTAGCTGTATGTTCAATTAGAAGATTTAAGTCATGAATTTTTTCTGAATACAGCGTTTTAAGCCTTTCTGCCTCGTCACACTCTAATCTGTCTTTCTCCATTAAGTCATCTACAAAAACCCTATATCCAAGCTGGCTAGGTATCCTTCCAGAAGAAGTGTGGGGCTGCATCAAAAAACCCAATTCCTCTAAGTCTGACATCTCATTGCGTATGGTAGCAGGGCTAAATCCAATTTTATGTCTTTTAGAAAGGGTCCTAGATCCAATAGGCTCTGCTGTGTTAATGTAGTCTAATACAATGGCTTTAAGAATCTCCCGCTTTCTGGCACCTAAATCCACCATATAATCAACCCCCATCTTTTTGTTAGCACTCTGTCACCCTGAGTGCTAACTATAAATAAAAATATCATCTTTATCCAAAAATGTCAACGAATTTACAAAAAAATTTCCTTTACTTCCCTGATAAAGTGAGTCTATAGTAAGCGGAAATTACCCGCAAGTTGTTAATCCAGTATTTTTTGCAAGTTGCTTAAACTTTTTAAGTTATAAACTTAAATAAGACCAGCTAAAATTCGATAAAATCCCACATATCTGAAATAATTTTATTAGATAACAAATAGCCTTTAGGCGTAAGTATAAGCTTCCCTTCGACTGTCTGTGCCATATTATTAGACACCAAGTTTTCTATATATTTTTTTGCAGCATTAGAGTATACCATGTTAGACAGAGGCACACCTTCATTTGTACGCATAGATAACATAAGTCGTTCCAACTTTTCTTCATGCTCTGCCAAGGCATAGACTTTTTCAACTGCAATAAAACCTTCTTGTATGTTTTTTAAATATTTTGATATTTTTTCAGTATTATAAAAACGTTTATTCCCTTTTTTAGAATGACTCGAGACTCCTAACCCAAGATAATCTGAACCATCCCAGTATCCGAGGTTATGTAAACATTTATAATTTTTTTTGCTAAAGTTTGATATTTCATACTGCTTATACCCCTTACTTTCCAGTAAGTTTGCACCTTCAAGATATTGGCTTATTACTTCTTTTTCGTTAGGGAGGTGCAATAAACCTTTTTCTATTTTGTTTTGTA
This genomic interval from Proteinivorax tanatarense contains the following:
- the dnaJ gene encoding molecular chaperone DnaJ, which encodes MNKKDFYEVLGVDKNASEQEIKKAYRKLARKYHPDVNPGNKEAETKFKEAKEAYEVLSDPQKRQQYDQFGHADFDNFGGQGQGFGGQGFGGFEDIFDSFFGGGFGGRTTRRTGPTRGRDLRYDMNISFEEAAFGVEKNIEVEKMERCEKCKGTGAKSSDSVTKCSTCNGTGEIRKTQNTPLGQFVSASPCPQCEGEGTQIKDPCSKCHGQGKYNKRKTINVNIPAGVDHGSRLRVSGEGEPGNKGGPSGDLYVYLNVRPHPKFNRRDNEVISEETISYVQGALGVEIEVDTLDGKGKLKIPAGTQSGTIFKLKDKGIPYLRGNGRGDHHVKVKVTIPKKVDKEERELLEKIAELRGDDIDSSGKGILNRVKDAFK
- the dnaK gene encoding molecular chaperone DnaK, with the translated sequence MGKVIGIDLGTTNSVVSVMEGGEPTVITNAEGSRTTPSVVGFKKDGERLVGQTAKNQAITNPNTVASIKRHMGTNHKEKIGDKEYTPQEISAFTLQKLKADAESYLGEKVTQAVITVPAYFSDSQRQATKDAGKIAGLEVLRIINEPTAAALAYGLDKAEDDQTVLVFDLGGGTFDVSVLELGENVVEVRATSGNNRLGGDDFDDRIVEHLTAEFKKETGIDLSKDKTALQRLKDAAEKAKIELSNVVTTNINLPFISANQDGPQHLNIDLTRAKFNEITADLVEKTMKPTERALKDSEMSASEIDRVILVGGSTRIPAVQEAIKKKLGKDPSKGVNPDEVVAMGAAIQAGVLAGDVKDVLLLDVTPLSLGIETLGGVFTKLIERNTTIPTSKSQVFSTAADNQPSVDIHVLQGEREMAQYNKTLGRFTLDGIPPAPRGVPQIEVTFDIDANGIVNVSAKDKGTNKEQKITIQSSSGIDEEEIDRMVKEAEEYAEEDKKRKEEVEIRNNADNLVYTTEKTLKELEDKVEKEQKESIEKLVDDVKEALKGEDNDKIKEASDKLSEELHKISSKIYEQQAAEQQQQQEAQQGEQSGDEDVVDADFTEVDDEEK
- the prmA gene encoding 50S ribosomal protein L11 methyltransferase gives rise to the protein MEWLEVKITTDTEELEVLNNYIHELGIGGVVIEDPSIIENYIKDNRWDSYSVDLLDLDENIIVKCYLPMDNQVFDTLSAIKTFVQLNCKKTDKNAVTTSQLSENDWANHWKKYFKPVEVAPNLIIKPSWEGYETKPNDVVIELDPGQAFGTGTHPTTSMCLKKLVQNIKKGDKVIDIGCGSGVLSIAASKLGASEVVGLDIDSTAIKVAKSNLELNNLNNIEFISGNIEEKTLFEADFVIINIIADVILKILPNLNSYIKKEGTLVLSGVILSRQKEVVESLNKNGYTIKDIDTDGEWVCITAQRWK
- the mtaB gene encoding tRNA (N(6)-L-threonylcarbamoyladenosine(37)-C(2))-methylthiotransferase MtaB, translating into MATVAFYTLGCKVNRDETDSLAQLFKQQGYRVVDFNEKASVYVINTCTVTQAGSRKSRQMIRRAVRTAPDGLVVVTGCYSQTASEEIAKIPGVDLIIGNDKKHKIVDIIEQGSSKNKILVSSRQKLNEFYNLPIPDERKRKRATLKIQEGCDNFCSYCIVPYARGPIRSKPIDEIISDIKKLIDEGFKEVVLTGIHLGSYGRDQEDDVSLADVVHRLGKIENLNRVRLSSVEPTDFDTELLEAIKVSPNLCNHFHIPLQNGSDEILKKMGRKYDSAYFLETVSKIREIVKDVAITTDVMVGFPSETEENFKQNLQFIKKVGFSDIHVFKYSMREGTKASKMSRQITGEIKDRRAKELAQQANLLKTQYNKKFLGSKLEVLFEQYSDGNMIGHSSNYVKVYCPGEKKYIGHVRNVLINNLTKDGVAGNIE
- the grpE gene encoding nucleotide exchange factor GrpE, encoding MSTKSVESNDEELKDEEQQQTDSKKGNEEKRQEQQNDQNLEQDVKSLNNELENQKEKNNELLGQLARLQADFDNFRKRTAKEKRELTKNANADLILNLLPVLDNFELALQNQQDDGFRKGVEMILKQFIDILKKEGLQEIEALNKLFDPTLHEAVMQEEKHDVEKDVVIEVMRKGYLLNDKLLRPSMVKVSK
- the hrcA gene encoding heat-inducible transcriptional repressor HrcA; protein product: MVDLGARKREILKAIVLDYINTAEPIGSRTLSKRHKIGFSPATIRNEMSDLEELGFLMQPHTSSGRIPSQLGYRVFVDDLMEKDRLECDEAERLKTLYSEKIHDLNLLIEHTATALSKITNYTSVVVHTEKPGLAIKHLDYVQLSEKEGLILFVTENGVVEHKKIRFNAPFKSEEINIILHVLRSKLLGNKLDKSEAQLISEIQNEFYNFSPILMEFTQTILSSLFKSQNTKVATGGTSNFLAQPEFNDVNKIKDLLTILEQNNILLDLIEQNSPDEGVTVKIGNELIVNQFHDCSLITTSFNIDGKSTGKIGIIGPQRMDYANVMKVLEYLSNNFNQLIE
- a CDS encoding RsmE family RNA methyltransferase; translated protein: MFRIYHGEGLSAGRIIELSKETSHYVSKVLRLKTGDKIKVFNEAGEYISSVISIEKKMVNLKVLTKVNSEGMEPKTDLVVAFGYLKGDKNELVVQKATELGANYIWPIITERSVVKIDDNRIRKKEERLKKVCKEATEQSGRLKVPSVKIIKDLHCFNQQLKNTDMLLIPWEKECKEQINLDKLKATKGRIILFIGPEGGFSYEEINQLSSFQTITLGKRILRAETAAISATSILMYALGELGG